A region from the Bradyrhizobium erythrophlei genome encodes:
- the hemH gene encoding ferrochelatase yields the protein MTAVVPIEQAKLAAAENRAERVGVLLVNLGTPDTADAKGVRIYLKEFLSDARVIEDQGLRWKLILNGIILRVRPARKARDYLKIWNTEKNESPLKTITRSQSDKLARSIADHDHIEVDWAMRYGNPSIRAGIEALIARGCDRLLVVPLYPQYSAATSATVCDEVFRVLARMRAQPTLRVTPPYYDDPDYIEALAVSIDAHLKTLPFQPELIVASFHGMPQKYVDKGDPYQAQCIATTEALRKRMGLDASKLLLTFQSRFGFDEWLKPYTDKTMERLAKEGLRRIAVITPGFSADCLETLEEIAQENAEIFKHNGGEQFAFIPCLNDSDPGMDVIRQLVLRELQGWI from the coding sequence CATCGAGCAAGCAAAGCTTGCGGCTGCCGAAAACAGGGCGGAGCGCGTCGGCGTGCTGCTGGTCAATCTCGGCACCCCCGACACCGCCGACGCCAAGGGCGTGCGCATTTATCTGAAGGAATTTCTCAGCGACGCCCGGGTGATCGAGGACCAGGGGCTGCGGTGGAAACTGATACTTAACGGCATCATCCTGCGCGTCCGCCCCGCCCGCAAGGCGCGCGACTATTTGAAGATCTGGAATACCGAGAAGAACGAATCTCCGCTGAAAACCATCACCCGCTCGCAATCCGACAAGCTGGCTCGCAGCATCGCCGACCACGACCACATTGAGGTGGATTGGGCGATGCGCTACGGCAACCCGTCGATTCGCGCGGGGATCGAGGCGTTGATCGCGCGGGGCTGTGATCGCCTGCTGGTGGTGCCGCTCTATCCGCAGTATTCCGCGGCGACGTCGGCGACCGTGTGCGACGAAGTGTTCCGGGTGCTCGCTCGTATGCGCGCGCAGCCGACCTTGCGGGTGACGCCGCCCTATTACGACGATCCTGATTATATCGAGGCGCTGGCGGTTTCGATCGACGCGCATCTCAAGACGCTGCCGTTTCAGCCGGAGCTGATCGTGGCCTCGTTCCACGGCATGCCGCAGAAATATGTCGACAAGGGCGACCCCTATCAGGCGCAATGCATCGCCACCACGGAAGCGCTGCGCAAGCGCATGGGCCTCGATGCCTCAAAACTGCTTTTGACCTTCCAGTCGCGTTTCGGCTTCGACGAGTGGCTAAAACCCTACACCGACAAGACCATGGAGCGACTGGCGAAGGAAGGCCTGCGCCGCATCGCGGTGATTACCCCCGGCTTCTCCGCCGATTGCCTGGAAACGCTGGAAGAGATCGCGCAGGAAAACGCCGAGATCTTCAAGCACAATGGCGGCGAGCAGTTTGCCTTCATCCCCTGCCTGAACGACAGCGATCCCGGCATGGACGTCATCCGGCAACTGGTCTTGCGCGAGTTGCAGGGCTGGATTTGA